The Verrucomicrobiia bacterium DNA segment AGTCCAGCAGATCGCAGAGCCAGTTCAGGCGGACCTCGATGGATTCGGCGGGTGAGGCCGTGGCCAGCAACGCATCCAGGCCCGGCGTCCGCAGGAAAGGGCTGCGGAGCCGTTGCCACATCGCTTTGCTTTGCATGAACCAGCCCATGATCAGCGGAGACTAAGTTAATTCTCCGTCACCAGCAATCATGGTGCGGCAAAATCAGGGAAAATATTTATCGTTTAATCGCTATCGCTGTGCCCGGGGCAATGCTTAAATCACAGCGTGGCCAAACTGCCGACCATCGAGCCTGACGATCTGCCATCCGCATTATTGCGGGTGGCGGCGCATGTGATCCAGGAAGCCGCGCCGGAAAAACCGGCGGATGCGCTCCTGCGCCATGAACTGAAAGCCCGCAAAGTGACGCGTGCGGATGCGCGTGACATCAGTAAACTGGTTTTTGATTACTACCGCTGGTATGGGTGGCTGCAGCATCTGCACTCGCTCTATCCGCGCATCAAGCTGGCGAAGCAACTGGCCAAAAAGTTTGAGGAGCGGCCGGAATCCTTCACGGCGGAATCACTGCAACACAACAGCGTGCCCGCGTGGATCAAGGAAGTGATGAACGTCACTCCGGAATGGGCAAAAGCGTTGCAATCGCCACCGGATATATGGCTGCGCTCCCGGCTGGGACAGGATCAAAGCCTGCGCGAAAAGCTCGGCGTTTTTGAGGATTTCACCGTGCCTGGCTTGCCGGAGGCCATCCGCTATGACGGTGATGCGGATCTGTTCCGTTCCACGGAATTTCATGCGGGTGAGTTTGAATTGCAGGACATCGCCTCGCAAATGGTCGGAGCTTTCTGTGCTCCGAAGCCTGGTGAGACC contains these protein-coding regions:
- a CDS encoding RsmB/NOP family class I SAM-dependent RNA methyltransferase; this translates as MAKLPTIEPDDLPSALLRVAAHVIQEAAPEKPADALLRHELKARKVTRADARDISKLVFDYYRWYGWLQHLHSLYPRIKLAKQLAKKFEERPESFTAESLQHNSVPAWIKEVMNVTPEWAKALQSPPDIWLRSRLGQDQSLREKLGVFEDFTVPGLPEAIRYDGDADLFRSTEFHAGEFELQDIASQMVGAFCAPKPGETWWDTCAGEGGKTLHLSDLLHNRGLIWATDRADWRLKKLKMRASRAKAFNYRTALWDGSGKLPTKTKFDGILIDAPCSGIGTWQRNPHARWTTTQKDVTELAMVQKQLLEHVAASVKPGGKLVYSVCTLSLPETSDVANVFTEAHPEFEPIAAPAHLTESLESSEPGQYWVWPQTLGGNGMFIAGWKRRKA